In Burkholderia pseudomultivorans, the DNA window CGCGTGCTTGCCTCGAAGAACAGGTTGCCGAGCACTGCGCCTTCCAGCACGCGCGAAATCTTGTGGCGGCGCGCGATCGGCTGCATCACGTCGGCGACGCGGAACAGTGCCTCGACCGACTCGCGCGAGAACTGGTCGACCGAAATCAGCTGCGGCTTGCCTTCGAACAGGAACTGCTTCGCGAGCCCCTGGTTATCTACGCGTTGCGTATAGTCGCCGCCTTCCGGCGCCGAGCGCTCGACGATCTCCGAAACGAAGCGCTCGACGATCTCGGGCATTCCGCGCGACTCCTGCGAATCGTCGGGCAGCAGCCAGGTATCCAGTGCACGGCGGCTGACGCCGATCCGGCTGGCGAACGCTTCGCGCGTCATGTTGAGGCGGCGCATCGCGTCGCGGAGGAAGGCTTGCTGGGGAACGGTCATCGGCGGCACCTGATGAAGAATATACGCGGTGCGTATATTAGTTCGCGGTACGCTGAAGTCAAGAAAAATCTGCGTGGTCTGACTGTGTGGCCCGCGTGACACCCGGGCGCGTCGCACTAGCGCGCGGCGCTTGTCTCCGTATAATCTGGTCAGGCCCCGTGTCCTGCATGTCGCAGGGCGCCATGCCGCAGATAATTCGCCCGGTCGGGTTCGTTGAATCGAAGGAGAATGAGAATGACGCGTACGATTGCTGCAATGCTGCTGGTGGTGACCGCGGCGCTTGCCGGTTGCAATACGGTGGCCGGCATGGGGCAGGATATCTCGAAGGGCGGTCAGGCAATCAGCGATACGGCTGAAAAGGCCAAGTAAGCCGCCGGCGCTCGCATGCGAAAGCGCCGTGCCGTTCCGCGATGGCGGGGCGGCACGGCGCTTTTTTCATGGGGCGGGCGTGATGTGCGAACCGTCTTACGCGTGTTCGACGAACACGTAACGGCCGTCGACCTTGCGCGGCGTCAACCAGCCGTAGTCGGGAAACATCCGGTTGCGGACGAACCAGACGTAAGCGACCAGCGCGAGCGCGATCGCGAGGCTCGGCAGCGCGGTCGCCGGGTCGTGCGGGAGGTCGGACAGCGTCTTCGGCAACTGCAGCAGCGACAGCACGATGAACGCGTGATAGACGCCGACGCGATGGGTCGCGAAGCCCCAGATGAACAGCAGCGACAGCGGCACGGTCAGTGCGAGGAACAGCAGCGCAAGACCCTTGGCGACGCTGCCGCCCGGGCCGTGACCGTACGCTTCGAACAGGACGATCCCGAGCAGCACGCTGATGATCAGCTGGGCGATGCCGATCGCGATCAGGATCCAGGTGTGCACCTTGTTGCGCCGGCAGCGTTCAGGATCGGGGCGCGACGCGATCAGGCCGGCGATCACGCGGTCCTTCAACCCCTGTCCGGACAGCTCGGCCAGCACGTCGGCCTTCCTCGTTCCCGCGGAGAGCAGTACCGCGACTTTTGTTTTGGCTTCCTTCTTGTTCATTGCGTGGCGAATTATTGTTCGATGGTTGTCAAAAGGCCCGGCCACGCGAATATTGCATCTTGCGTGACGCGACGCAATGGTTTTGCAATGCTCTGACACATTCCTACAAGTTGCGGCCGTCGACGCGGCGGCGCGTTGCCGAGCGGGGATCAGTCGGCGGCGGCTTGCGCGGTTCGTGCGGCGCCTGGCTGCGTATCGAGTGCTTGCGCGGGCGGCCGGCGCCGTTGTGTCGCGCCGACCAGCACGCCCGCGACGACGAGCGCGATGCCGGCGAGGCGTGTGCCGTTCAGCGTGTCGTCGAACAGCGCGACCGCGAACAGGACGGCCGAGACCGGCGCGACTGCCGTGAACAGCGCGGCCTCGGTGCCGCTCGTTCGCGCGGAGCCCGCATACCAGCACACATAGCCGAGCACGGTCGGCACCAGCGCGTAGTACGCGATCGCGGAAACGGCGCCGATCGTCCAGCCGGCCGCGGCGGCCCGCCATTCGAACGCGGCCGGCACGAGCGCGAGGACGAAGCCGAGGCCCGACATCGCCGTCGACAGCGCGAGCGGCGGCAGCGGTGTGCTCAGCCGCCGGTTGAGCAGGATGAATATCGCTTCGCATGCGACGGCGGCAAGCACCAGCGCGTCGCCGACCAGCGTGCGGACCGACGGCATCGTGTGGCCGGGCGCGAACGTGACGAACACCACGCCGGCCGTCGCGAGCGCGGCGGCGAGCCAGTCGCGCGACGTCTGCCGTTCGCGCAGCACGACGGCCGCGATCAGGGTCGACATCGCGGGCAGCGTGCCGAGCATCACGCCGGCGTCGACCGGCGACGCCAGCTTCGTGCCGCAGATCAGCAGCACCGTATAGCCGACGCCGCCTGCCGCCGCCTGGACGACGAGCAGCAGCGCATCGCGCGCGCCGAGGCGAGGCCATCGCATCCGTTGCGCGCGCATCAGCGCGTACAGCAGCGGTGTCGCGATCAGGAAGCGCAGCGCGGTGGCCGCGAACGGCGGCAGGCCGCCGGCCGCGACGCGGCTCGCGACGACGGTGCTGCCGACGCCCGCCATCGCGGCGGCGAGATAGAGATAGCCGATCAGTCGTGTCTTCATGCGCCGCATCGTCGCTTGCGGCGAGCGTGGGCGTCTTGAATGAAATTGCAGCGCGTCAGACGGCCTGCGCGAACCGTCCCGGCGTGATCCCGAACTGCCGCACGAACGCGCGGGTCAGGTGGCTTTGGTCCGCAAAGCCGGCCTCTGCCGCGGCATCGGCGATCGGCCGGCCGTTCGCGAGCAGGGCGCGGGCCAGCCGCGCGCGCGACTGGACCAGGTACGCGTGTGGCGTGATGCCGAGCTCGCGCGCGAAGCCGCGCAGCAACTGGAAGCGGCTGACGCCGCTGAGACCGGCCAGTTCGGCTAGCGACACCGATGCGGCAGGCGCCGCGTCCAGCCGTTCCCGCGCGATGCGGATCGCGGGCGCGACGCCGGCCGTCGGCAACGCGCGGTTCGCATGTCGCGCGAGCAGCCCGGCGACGAGCATCACGAGCGCTTCGTCGCGCGCGAGCGGCAGATTGCCGCCATCGACGATGCGCGCATGCAGTTGTCCGACTGCGGCGGCGAGCCGCGCGTCGCGCACCGCCGGATGCACGAGCTCGACGCCGCCGAGCCCTTCCTCCGCCGCGATGTCTGCAACCAGCGCGGGCGCGAGATACAGCATCCGCCAGCGCCGGCCGGCGTCCGTGCCGATCGGCACGCCGTCGTGCATTTCGCCGGGGTTGACCATGATCGTGTCGCCGGCGAGCGCGTCGACCTGCCCGCGACCGCTCCACGACCGGTGCGCGCCGCTGACGATCACGCCGACCCCGAATTCGTCGTGCGCGTGACGCGGAAACGCGCGGTCGGAATCGAGGCTGATCGCCTCGATGCCGTCGATGGTCCGTCGGTAATGGGTGACACGATGCATGCGCGCTCCTCGCGCCGGGCGGGCGCGGATGCGATGCACTTTAGCGCGTTTCGGCGCCGCGCGCGCTTCATCCTTTTGGCGGATACCGCGCGGCGCGCGCAACCCGCACCATGTTTCCGAGCAGCGTAGACGGCCCGCCGGGCCTGAAGCTGCACGGGAGACGGCAGGTGGAACGACAGGATCCGGTATTCATCCAGGTGGGCGCGCTCGCGGACGGCTTCGCGCCCGACGCGAACATCCTCGCGTCGTTCGACGCGCTCGCGGGACGCACGCTGCGGCTCGACGATGCGTCGGGTACGTGGCGCATCTATACGTTCGAGCCGGGCGCACTGAAGTGGCGCGACGCGGCCGGCGGCGCAGGCGGCCGCGAGGCGTGCCGCGTGACGCGGCTGCGCGACGGGCTCGTGTTCGTCGATCATCTCGACTCGACGGCGCGCGCGACGTCGGTCAGCCTCGTGATCGATCTCGACAACGGCGTGTGGACGTCGGTCGTCGGCACGCTGCCGACCGAGGCCGACACGCATATCGACGCGTTCACGCGCGTGGCGCGCGGCCTGCCGCTGACGGGCGTCGACGCCGCATTCCGGCACGGCACGCTTGGCGGCCATGCGCAGCCGGGCGCCCTGCATGCGAGCACGCGCGAGCTGATCGGCAAGCGGACGATGTACCGCTACAGCCCGACCGAATGCTACGAGCACATCTACCTGAACGAGAATTTCTACGCATGGCAGTGCCTGCAGGGCGTCGAAGCCGGGCTGGCCGACGTGGACCGCTGCCACTACTTCAGGATCGCCGACGCGCTGTATCTGTTCGTGTGGCGCGAGAAGATCGTGCCGACGCTCGGCGTCGTGCTGATCGACCTCGCGCAGCGCAAGACCGACGGCAAGATCTTCGGCTATCAGGGCGGCGATTTCGGCACGCTGTCGAACTTTCCGATCGGCGCGCATGCGCAGGTGCTGAACGAAACCGTGCATCCGCTCGGCGGCGAGGCGCAGCGATGAGCGCGGTGCTCGGCAGCGGCCGGCTGCGGGCGGATTTCAGCGGCCGCGTCGTGCTCGTCACGGGCGCCGCGCAAGGCATCGGCGCGGCGATCGCGCGACGTTTCGCGGAATCCGACGCGTTCGTCGCGCTTGCCGACCTGAACGACGAAGCCGCCGCGGTGCAGGCCGACGCGCTCGCCCGCGCGGGCGGCGACGCACGCGCATATCGTGTCGACGCCGCCAGTCGCGACGAACTCTGCGCGCTGGTCGCGGCGGTCGAGCGCGACGCCGGCCGGCTCGACGTCGTCGTGCACAACGCGGCCTATTTCCCGCTTACGCCATTTGCGCGGATCGATGTGCCGACCCTCGAGCGGACGCTGTCGGTCAATCTGTCGGCCTTGTTCTGGCTCGCGCAAGCGGCGCTGCCGGCCTTCGAGCGCGCGGGCGCCGGGCGGCTGCTCGTCACGTCGTCGGTGACGGGCCCGCGTGTCGTCTATCCGGGGCTCGCGCATTACGCGGCGTCGAAGGCCGGCGTGAACGGCTTCATTCGCGCGGCCGCGCTCGAACTCGCGCGCCGCAACGTGACGGTCAACGGCGTCGAGCCGGGCATGATCCGCACGCCGGCGGCCGGCAATCTCGGCGATGCGTCGGTGGCCGAGCAGATCGCGCGCGATATCCCGCTCGCGCGCATGGGCGAGCCCGAGGACATCGCGAACGCGATGCTGTTTCTCGCCTCGGCCGATGCGGGCTACATCACCGGGCAGACGATCGTCGTCGACGGCGGCGCGACCTTGCCGGAGAGCGGCGCGGTGCTCGGCGAACGGTAGTGGCGGTGAGTCGGCGGGTGGGCGACACGGCGGCCGGCGGGTTCGTCGCCGGGCCGTCGTCGGCGATGAAGCGCAGCGGGACGGCTACAGCCAGCCGTTGCGGATGAATTCGACGATCGAGTAGCGACGGTTGTCGAGGTCGTGTTGCCGGACGGCTTCGACGATGCGCGACACGCCTTCCGCGTAAGGCGATGCGCCGTACACGCGGGACTCGAACTGCAGGCTGCATGCGCCGTCTTCGATGCGGATCCGGTGATACGCGTGACGGCCGAGCTGGTCGTCGGGGATGCCGAGTTCGCTGCGCTGCACATCGGGATCGCGCACCGAGCGGATGTCTTCCGGCGGCACGCCGAGCGATGCGGCGATGCCGACCGCGGTGCCGGGAACGGACGTCTTGCCGGCCTGATGCGATTCGGTCACGCTGATCCGGCAGTCGCGGAACAGCGCGCCGCTGGTTTCCAGCATGCTCATGAACTTGAGCATCAGGATGTTCGTGTTCGGACAGACCACGACCGGGAAGTCGTGCGCGCCGGTTTCGAGGTCGGAGCCGGTGGACAGCTCGACGAGCGGCGACGCGGTGGCCCGGCAGAAGGCGATCGCCGCGGCGAGTTCGCGGCCGGAACCGGCGTGCACGACGATCGACCGCATGTCGAGCCGTGAACCGTCCGACCAGCGCATCACACGCCAGGTTGCGGGGGCGAGCCGGTGCGCGGCGAGCAGTTCGTTGGCCAGTTTGCCGGTTCCGACGACGAGTACTTGCATGGGAGTGGGGTTCGGGATCGAATCGGATGGAGATGCCGGGTTGCCCGGTACGGTGGACGAGCAGCAGGGCGGTCCCGCGCATTATGCCCGCACGCCGGATTGCGTGCCGGGCGTAGCGCGGTGAAGGTAGCGAGTTGTGGCGTGCATCGGTTTGCCGGCATTCGGCGAGACGACATAGCCACCGCACGGCCGCCACCGCGTCGCAGTGCGCACGCACGCGTGAATGGCGCTACGCTGTCGGCAAACCGGCTGCGCCTCGGGCGCGGCTGCCGACATGAACCGGCCGGTCGGGCAGGCGGCGTGCACAGGCGCCGCCTGCCCGCCGGCCCTTGACCAGGGAGTACATCTCGATGAGCAACGACATCAACGGAAAGGTCGTCGCGATCACCGGCGGCTTCGGCCATCTCGGCGTCGCGACGGCCGCGTGGCTGGGCGCGCGCGGCGCGCGCGTCGCGCTGATCGGGCGCGGTGCGGCGCCGGACGCGGGCGCGCTGCCCGACGTGCCGTCCGATGCGCTGCGCATCGGCGGCATCGATCTCGTCGATCCGCACGCCGCCGCGCAGGCGCTCGATGCCGTGCATCGCGAATTCGGCCGGCTCGACGCGCTGCTCAATATCGCAGGCGCGTTCACCTGGCAGACGATCGCCGACGGCGATGCCGCCACGTGGGACCGCATGTACGAACTGAACGTGAAGACGGCGCTGAACGCGTCGAAGGCCGCGCTGCCGTATCTGCTGGACAGCCCGGCCGGACGCATCGTCAATATCGGCGCGGGCGCGGCGTCGAGGGCGGGAGCCGGCATGGGCGCCTATGCGGCGGCGAAGGCCGGCGTCGCGCGGCTCACCGAGGCGCTGGCGGCGGAATTGCTCGATCGCGGCGTGACGGTCAACGCGATCCTGCCGAGCATCATCGACACGCCGCCGAATCGGGCCGACATGCCCGACGCGGATTTCACGCGCTGGGTCCGGCCGGCCCAGATCGCGGCGACGATCGGCTTTCTGCTGTCGGTCGATGCGCAGGCGATTACCGGTGCGTCGATTCCGGTGAGCGGCCGCGTCGCGTAGCGCCGGTCTCGCGTCGATCACGCCCGTTTCGGCCGTGCGTACAATACGGCACCGGATTGCGCGAGCAGAACCTGAGACCATGAATCAGCCCAGTATCCTGGTCGTCGAAGACGAAATGGCCATCGCGGACACAATCGTGTACGCGCTCGGCACCGACGGCATGCAAACCGTTCACTGCACGCTCGGGCAGGCGGCGCTCGACCGCCTGCGCGACACGCGCGTCGACCTGGTGGTGCTCGATGTCGGCCTGCCCGATCTCAGCGGTTTCGAAGTGTGCCGGCGGCTGCGCACGTTCTCCGACGTACCGGTAATCTTTCTTACGGCCCGACACGACGAGATCGACCGGATCGTCGGGCTGGAAATCGGCGCAGACGATTACGTCGTCAAGCCGTTTTCGCCGCGCGAACTCGCGGCCCGCGTGCGCGTGATCCTGCGCCGCCTGAACCGGTCGCCGAACGCGGGGCAAGCAGGGGCGCCTGCCGCCGCGGCCGCGGCCGTTGCGCCGGGATTCGAACTCGATGCCGAAGGCGCGCGCCTGTCGTGGCTCGGCCACGCGCTGGACCTGACGCGTTACGAGTTCGGCCTGCTGGCATTGCTCGTCCGGCATCCGGGGCGCATCTATTCGCGCGAGCAACTGATGGATCTCGTCTGGCACGAGGCGCTCGAATCGGCCGATCGCACCGTCGACACGCATGTCAAGACGCTGCGTGCGAAGCTGCGTGCGATCGACCCGGGGCGCGACCCGATCCGTACCCATCGCGGGATGGGCTACTCGCTGCAACCGTGACGACCGGCACCGCTCCATGCATATCGGCCTGCGCATCTTTTTCGGCTTCTTCCTGATCGTCGGTCTTGCCGCGCTGATCACGCTGCGGGTGTTCGTGCAGGAGGTGAAGCCCGGCGTGCGCGAGGCGATGGAAGACACGCTGGTCGACACCGCGCAGGTGCTCGCGACGCTCGCCGCCGACGACATGGCGAACGGACACATCGCCGACGGCGCCTTCGCGCGGCAGCTCGACAAGCTGCACGCCAGCCCGGTCAGCGCGAACGTGTGGGGCATGCACAAGAACACGATCAGCTACCGGATCTACATTACCGATGCGCGCGGCATCGTCCGCTACGACTCGTCCGGCGTCGCGGTCGGACAGGACTATTCGCGCTGGAACGACGTGTACCGGACGCTGCGCGGCGAATACGGCGCGCGCAGCACGCGCTCCGATCCGGACGACGAGAACAGCACCGTGATGCATGTCGCGGCGCCGATCCGCAACGGCAACGCGATCATCGGCGTGCTGACGATCGCGAAGCCGAACCAGACGGTCGCGCCGTTCATCGCGCGCAGCCAGCGCAAGATCATGCTGTACGGCGCGCTGCTGATGGGCGGCGCGATCCTGATCGGCGTCGCCTGCACGTGGTGGCTCGTGCTCGGGCTGCGGCGCCTGCAGCGCTATGCGCGCGCGATCGCGGCCGGCGAGCGCGCGGCGATGCCGCTGCAGGGCGCGAACGAGCTGGCCGAACTGGGGCGCGCGGTCGAAAGCATGCACCAGCGTCTCGAAGACCGCCAATACGTCGAAACCTATATCCACACGCTGACGCACGAGATGAAGAGCCCGCTCGCGGCGATCAGCGGCGCGGCCGAGCTGTTGCAGGAGGAGATGCCGATCGCGAACCGGCGGCGCTTCACCGACAATATCCGGCGTCAGGCGGGCCGGCTCGAACAGATGATCCGCAAGCTGCTCGCGCTCGCCGAAGTGGAGCAGAAGCAGCGGCTGTCGGTGCACGAGCCGGTCGCGCTGGTGCCGGTGCTCGAACAGCTCGTCGACGATCTCGAGCCGAGCGCGCGCCGCCGTGGCGTGAACCTGCGGATCGATGCGCAGGCGCCATCCGTCGTCGACGGCGATCCGTTCCTGTTGCGCCAGGCGCTCGGCAACCTGCTCGACAACGCGCTGGATTTCGCGCCGCCCGGCAGCACGGTGCGGATTTCGGTCGAGCGGCAGCCCGAGGGCCGGGCACACGTTGTGCTCGTGCGCGTGGCCGATGACGGTCCGGGGGTTCCCGACTACGCGCTGTCGCGCGTGTTCGACCGGTTCTATTCGCTGCCGCGTCCCGACGGGCAGGATCGCAGCACGGGCCTCGGCCTGTGCTTCGTGCGCGAGGTCGCGATGCTGCATCGCGGCCGGATTGCGCTGGCGAATCGCGACGAAGGCGGCGCGTGCGCGACGCTGACGCTGCCGGCGTCGGGCTGACACGCACCGCAGCGCACCGGCCGCGCTTCACGCTCGCCACACGTTCGCTTCACACCCGCTTCAATCGCGCTTCACTGCGCTGGCTCATGCTGACCGCGTCTTCACTACGGTATCTGCCAGCATGAATCGAGTCCTGTTGTTCAAATCCCTGATCACCGCATTGCTCGCGCTGCTCATCCTGATTCCGCTGCGGATGGTCGGCGGCATCGTCGAGGAGCGAGCGGCGTATCGCGAGAGCGCGCTGCAAAGCATCTGGTCCAGCTACGCGGGGCCGCAGACGGTGACGGGGCCGGTGCTCGTCGTGCCGTACACGGAAGTCACGCGTGTGCGCGACGAAACGCCGGCCGGCGGCGCGACCAGAACGAGCCTGCACAGCGAGACGAAGCGCATGCTGGTGTTTCCGAAGACGCTGGACGTCAGCGGGGCGCTGGCCACCAGCGTTCGCTATCGCGGCATCCACAAGGCGCTGGTCTACGACCTGAAAAGCCGGCTGACCGGCACGCTGACGCTGCCGGACCTGAAACAGTTGCCGCAATCGGCCGGCCATGTGAGTTTCACGGTCGGCGACGCCTATGTCGCGATCGGCATCAGCGACATACGCGGGCTGATGACCCAGCCCATGCTGAACGTCGGCGGCAAGCAGTTCGAGCTGGAGCAGGGCGCGCAGTTGGGTGGGCTGCGGCAGGGCGTCCACGCGAAGATCGATCTTGCGGCGCTCGCGGCCGCGCATGCGGGGCAGGCGGTGCCGTTCAGCATCGACCTGCCGCTGCGGGGCGCGCAGTCCGTCGCATTCGCGCCGGTGGCCGACCAGAACGACTTCTCGCTGAAATCGGCGTGGCCGCATCCGAGTTTCGACGGCGCCTTCCTGCCGCGCGACCGCACGATCGATGCGCGCGGCTTCTCCGGCGCATGGAGCGTCACGTCGTTCAATACGAAGGTGCGCGAGCAGATCACGTCGGGCAACGGAGAGGATCTGCTCGATACGGCGTCGGTGTCGCTGATCGAACCGGTGAACGTCTATCTGCAGGCCGAACGGGCAACGAAGTACGGCGCGCTGTTCGTAATGCTCACGTTCGCGAGCTTCTTCATGTTCGAGCTCGTGAAGCGGCTGCGCATCCACCCGATCCAGTATCTGCTGGTCGGCCTGTCGCTCGCGCTGTTCTTCCTGCTGCTGCTGAGCCTGTCCGAACACATCGCGTTCGGCCACGCGTATCTCGCGGCGAGCGGCGCGTGCATCGGCCTGCTCGGCTTCTATCTGACGTTCGTGCTGCATAGCGTGAAGCGCGGCGCGACGTTTGCGGGGCTGCTCGCGATGCTGTATGCGGCGCTCTATGGTCTGCTGCTGTCGGAAGACAATGCGCTGATGCTCGGTTCGCTTCTGCTGTTCGCGATGCTCGCGGGCATCATGATGCTGACGCGCCGGGTCGACTGGTATGCGCTGGGCGCCGCCTTGCAGCCGCTGGCGGACAAGCCGTCGGCGGTGGACGCGAAAGCGCGCGCATCGGGGCAATAAGCGCACGGCGCTACGCCCCGATCCCGAGCGCCGGCAATCACATCTGCCTGAACAGCCCGGCGCCTGCGCGGCTGACCGGCAGCACGTCGCGGTGCCCGCGCAGATGGATGCGCTGGCGGCCCAGCAGGTCGCGTTCGATGTGATCGATCGCCGCGTAGGCGACGATCACGCTGCGATGCACTTGCGCGAAGCGGCTGCCGTCGAGCCGCGGCAGCAGTTCCTTGAGCGGCGTGCGAATCACGTGCCGTTCGTCTGCGGTCACGACTTCCGTGTATTTGTCGGCGGCCTGGAAGTACAGCACGTCGTCGATCGGCACGAGCCGTGTCTTGTCGCGGATGCCCACGGTCAGCCAGCGGATCGGCTCGACGTCCTGCGCGGCAGCGGCGTGCTCCTGTGCGAGGGCGTGCGCGGGTGCCGCGGCGCCGCGCTGCAGCTTCGCGATACAGCGCAGCAGCCGCTCGTCGGTCACGGGTTTCAGCAGATAGTCGAGCGCCGACCGGTCGAACGCGCGGACCGCGTACTCATCGTAGGCCGTCACGAACACCACGTGCACGTGCGGCACGAGGTCCGCAAGCTTCAGGCCGTCGATGCCCGGCATCCGGATATCGAGGAACGCGAAGTCCGGCCGCTTCGCGTTGAGCGCGGCGAGCGCCTCGACGCCGTTGCCGGGTGTCGCGACGATTTCCAGCTCGGGCCACAGCGCGGACAGGCGCGCAGCGAGTTCCGCGGACAGGTTCGGTTCGTCGTCGGCGATCAGTGCGGTCGGCATGTCAGGCAAGCGGAATCAGCAGGGTGGCGGTCACACCCTGCGTCGCATCGGCATTCGCGCCCACCGACAGGCGGGCGCGCTCGCCATGCAGGCTCAGCAGCCGCGCGCGCACGTTCGCGAGCCCGACGCCGCCGTGCAGCTTCCGGCCGCTGTTGCCGAGCCCCACGCCCGTGTCGCTGACGCTGAGGACGAGTCGATCTCCGTCGCGCGAGCCGCGGATATGGATCTCGCCGCCGTCGATCGACGGCTCGATGCCGTGCAGCAGCGCATTCTCGACGAGCGGTTGCAGCAGCAGCGGCGCCAGCGGCAAGGTCCGCACCGCTGCGGGTACGTCGATCGTATAGCGCAGGCGCGTTTCGCCGAGCCGGATCGTCGCGATCTTCAGCAACGCGGCGACCAGTTCCAGTTCGTCGTCCAGCGTCGACGAGGCTTCGCGCGTGCGGCTCAGGCTCGCGCGCAGATAGCGGTTCAGGCTGTCGAGCATCGTGGCGGCGCGCGCCGGGTCGCGGCCGATCAGGCTCTGTACGTTCGCCAGCGTATTAAACAGGAAATGCGGCTCGATCTGCGCCTGCAGCAGCGCGAGCCGTGCGGCCGTTTCGGCCTGGCGCGCCTCGGCGGCTTCGCGTCGCTGCGTCTCGAGCGCCGCGCGCATCCGTGCGGCCTGCACAAACACCGACACGAAGGCGCAGCACGCACCGGCAACCACGAGCGACGAGCCGTAGGTGAGCCATGTTTCCGCGCGGGCATGTCCGGTCAGGCGCGGTACATGCCCGATGGTGGACGCCGCGATCTCGAAGCCGATCCATACGCTGGCAGGCGCGACGATCAGGATTTTCGGCGTCAGTGCCAGTTTGCCGCCCGCGAACCGGTCGAGCGCGGCGCCGAGCAGCATCGCGCTGAAGCCGATCGCATTGGCGACGACCAGATACGGCAGCAACGCGTCGTCGCGGCGCATGGCCCAGAAGATCAGCCCGACACAGGAATTGAACAACAGCAGGCCCGTCAGCGACCTGCGTGGCCGGAACGCACCGGATGCCGGAGACGGAAAAAGACGGAAGCTGCTGTGCATGGCAGCGATCGAGCGTGGAGGTGTCGGAGATGGTAGCGCAACCGGCGGCCGTGTCGCTATCGCCGATCGGGACAGGCGGCGCCGCGTACGCCGCTCGCGGGCGAGCTGCGCCGCCGGACGGCTGCCGAGAGGCGGCTCGCTGCATGAGCCGACCATTGCCCGATGGGCGTTCATCGGTCATCGATGCCGTTCATTCACGGATTTCGACCGTTCGTCGCAACGCGCGGCATCTGCGGTTTCCGGTCGTTACAGTCGTTGTCATCCCGCCGCTCCGGCGATCTCGGACAGGTTTCCCATGCAACGTCTGCCGGTTTACGTTTATCTGCTGTTCGCTGCGCTCGTCTATGTCGGGCTGAAGCGCTGCTTTCCGCGAGAGGTGCGCCCGGTGCGGCCGATCGTGTTTCCGGTCGTGTTCGTCGGACTCGGCATTGCGAGCCTTGGCCGTCTGTTTCCGCGGGCGGGAGACGACGCGTATGCGGCTGCGCTGGCCGCACTTTTGATCGGTGCGGCGACAGGCTGGCTCCATGCGCGCCGCTGGCGGCTGCAGTTCCGCCACGCCGCGGAAGGGATGTTCGTGCGCCTGCCCGGCGACGCGAGCCTGCTGGTCATGCTGCTGCTGACCTTCACGGCCGAGACGCTCATCCACTATGCAATCGCCGCGTCGTGGCCGTGGGCGGCCGGCGGAGCTTTCGCGATGCTGTCGTTTTCGGTCTGGGGCCTGCTCGTCGGCATGCCGCTCGGGCGCGCGATCAACGTGATCACGCGCTGCCTCCGTTACGCCGACGGATCGTTCGACGAAGGAGG includes these proteins:
- the creC gene encoding two-component system sensor histidine kinase CreC; translation: MHIGLRIFFGFFLIVGLAALITLRVFVQEVKPGVREAMEDTLVDTAQVLATLAADDMANGHIADGAFARQLDKLHASPVSANVWGMHKNTISYRIYITDARGIVRYDSSGVAVGQDYSRWNDVYRTLRGEYGARSTRSDPDDENSTVMHVAAPIRNGNAIIGVLTIAKPNQTVAPFIARSQRKIMLYGALLMGGAILIGVACTWWLVLGLRRLQRYARAIAAGERAAMPLQGANELAELGRAVESMHQRLEDRQYVETYIHTLTHEMKSPLAAISGAAELLQEEMPIANRRRFTDNIRRQAGRLEQMIRKLLALAEVEQKQRLSVHEPVALVPVLEQLVDDLEPSARRRGVNLRIDAQAPSVVDGDPFLLRQALGNLLDNALDFAPPGSTVRISVERQPEGRAHVVLVRVADDGPGVPDYALSRVFDRFYSLPRPDGQDRSTGLGLCFVREVAMLHRGRIALANRDEGGACATLTLPASG
- the creD gene encoding cell envelope integrity protein CreD; this encodes MNRVLLFKSLITALLALLILIPLRMVGGIVEERAAYRESALQSIWSSYAGPQTVTGPVLVVPYTEVTRVRDETPAGGATRTSLHSETKRMLVFPKTLDVSGALATSVRYRGIHKALVYDLKSRLTGTLTLPDLKQLPQSAGHVSFTVGDAYVAIGISDIRGLMTQPMLNVGGKQFELEQGAQLGGLRQGVHAKIDLAALAAAHAGQAVPFSIDLPLRGAQSVAFAPVADQNDFSLKSAWPHPSFDGAFLPRDRTIDARGFSGAWSVTSFNTKVREQITSGNGEDLLDTASVSLIEPVNVYLQAERATKYGALFVMLTFASFFMFELVKRLRIHPIQYLLVGLSLALFFLLLLSLSEHIAFGHAYLAASGACIGLLGFYLTFVLHSVKRGATFAGLLAMLYAALYGLLLSEDNALMLGSLLLFAMLAGIMMLTRRVDWYALGAALQPLADKPSAVDAKARASGQ
- a CDS encoding LytR/AlgR family response regulator transcription factor: MPTALIADDEPNLSAELAARLSALWPELEIVATPGNGVEALAALNAKRPDFAFLDIRMPGIDGLKLADLVPHVHVVFVTAYDEYAVRAFDRSALDYLLKPVTDERLLRCIAKLQRGAAAPAHALAQEHAAAAQDVEPIRWLTVGIRDKTRLVPIDDVLYFQAADKYTEVVTADERHVIRTPLKELLPRLDGSRFAQVHRSVIVAYAAIDHIERDLLGRQRIHLRGHRDVLPVSRAGAGLFRQM
- a CDS encoding sensor histidine kinase, producing the protein MHSSFRLFPSPASGAFRPRRSLTGLLLFNSCVGLIFWAMRRDDALLPYLVVANAIGFSAMLLGAALDRFAGGKLALTPKILIVAPASVWIGFEIAASTIGHVPRLTGHARAETWLTYGSSLVVAGACCAFVSVFVQAARMRAALETQRREAAEARQAETAARLALLQAQIEPHFLFNTLANVQSLIGRDPARAATMLDSLNRYLRASLSRTREASSTLDDELELVAALLKIATIRLGETRLRYTIDVPAAVRTLPLAPLLLQPLVENALLHGIEPSIDGGEIHIRGSRDGDRLVLSVSDTGVGLGNSGRKLHGGVGLANVRARLLSLHGERARLSVGANADATQGVTATLLIPLA